A single region of the Gossypium arboreum isolate Shixiya-1 chromosome 12, ASM2569848v2, whole genome shotgun sequence genome encodes:
- the LOC128285500 gene encoding uncharacterized protein LOC128285500, with the protein MEERLESLDINTTYEEGAGRENLSGICPYIPRSVLDNWTAEEIPIVFRADSEYKACIMGICATIERKIKVLEFDDITFRYLPRDENQMADALATLASMIKVNKQEDVKPIWMSIYKTPAHCYNIEEDEEKDDHPWYHNILQYVRNREYPNQASENDKRTLRRLTINYVLDVEILYKRRND; encoded by the exons ATGGAAGAAAGGTTAGAAAGCTTGGACATCAACACCACATACGAAGAAGGGGCTGGAAGAGAAAATTTGTCGGGCATTTGCCCCTACATACCTAGAAGTGTTCTGGATAACTGGACCGCGGAAGAGATTCCTATAGTTTTTAGAGCTGATTCAGA ATACAaagcgtgcatcatgggtatcTGTGCAACCATAGAAcgcaagattaaagtgctagag ttcgATGACATTACCTTCCGCTACCTTCCACgggatgaaaatcagatggccgaTGCTTTGGCCACCTTAGCTTCCATGATCAAGGTaaacaaacaagaagatgtcaaacccatcTGGATGAGCATTTATAAAACTCCGGCTCACTGTTATaatattgaagaagatgaagaaaaagatgatcacccttggtatcacaaTATATTGCAATACGTGAGGAATCGTGAGTACCCGAACCAGGCAAGCGAGAATGATAAAAGAACGTTGAGAAGATTGACCATTAACTATGTCTTAGATGTGGAGATCCTATACAAGAGAAGAAATGATTAA